Proteins co-encoded in one Kribbella qitaiheensis genomic window:
- a CDS encoding type II toxin-antitoxin system Phd/YefM family antitoxin — MAEVPVRMLNQETAKVLSRVKQGEEIEITERGAVIARLVPAKPSPVTRLLETGKLRLPRTSGPMPHPRGEVRTGRQSDEVLAEMRADERY; from the coding sequence ATGGCTGAGGTCCCGGTACGGATGCTGAACCAGGAGACCGCGAAGGTGTTGTCGCGGGTGAAGCAGGGCGAGGAGATCGAGATCACCGAGCGAGGCGCGGTGATCGCACGACTTGTGCCCGCCAAGCCGTCTCCGGTCACGCGCTTGCTGGAGACCGGCAAACTGCGCCTACCGCGAACGTCCGGCCCGATGCCACACCCTCGGGGCGAAGTGCGGACAGGCCGGCAATCTGATGAGGTGCTGGCAGAGATGCGCGCCGACGAGCGGTACTGA
- a CDS encoding type II toxin-antitoxin system VapC family toxin — MIYLDTAALVKLVCHEAESDALVDWIADHTDELLVSSAIAEVEVPRAVRRIEPALLANVPGMLGRIAIYEIDEVVRATAAAYEEPLLRSLDAIHLATADAVLGEDLTALVSYDRRLLAVAEKLGLPTAAPGV, encoded by the coding sequence ATGATCTACCTCGACACGGCGGCCCTGGTGAAACTGGTCTGCCACGAGGCGGAGTCGGATGCCCTCGTCGACTGGATCGCGGATCACACGGACGAGCTCTTGGTCTCCTCGGCGATCGCGGAGGTCGAGGTTCCACGCGCCGTACGACGAATTGAACCGGCGCTGCTCGCCAATGTGCCGGGAATGCTCGGCCGGATCGCCATCTATGAGATCGATGAGGTGGTGAGAGCCACTGCGGCGGCCTACGAGGAACCCCTCCTCCGTTCACTCGACGCAATCCACCTAGCCACGGCGGACGCTGTGCTAGGTGAGGACCTGACGGCATTGGTCAGCTACGACCGACGGCTGCTTGCCGTCGCGGAGAAGCTGGGACTACCGACCGCCGCGCCTGGCGTCTGA
- a CDS encoding S1 family peptidase gives MKFIQIRRTAAVLAAAGLAATTALMATQATAAPVDLSKVSAGSITSTLSKDASIPGTAWVTLPDGRIIVSYDDTVTGSKLNSLTGVTKQFGSRITLEKISGKLSKRIAGGDAIYGGQYRCSLGFNVRSGSTYYFLTAGHCGNIASTWYSNSGHTTTLGTTSGSSFPGNDYAIVKYASSFTNHPGTVDLYNGSSQDITSAANAFVGEAVKRSGSTTGVHSGSVTGTNATVNYAEGSVSGLIKTNVCAEGGDSGGSLFDGTKALGLTSGGSGNCSSGGTTFFQPVTEALSVYGVSVY, from the coding sequence GTGAAGTTCATCCAGATCCGACGTACCGCAGCAGTGCTGGCCGCAGCAGGCCTGGCAGCAACCACCGCCCTGATGGCCACTCAGGCGACGGCCGCCCCCGTCGACCTGTCCAAGGTATCGGCGGGCAGCATCACCTCCACCCTGAGCAAGGACGCGTCGATCCCGGGTACCGCCTGGGTGACGCTCCCCGACGGCCGCATCATCGTGTCGTACGACGACACCGTGACGGGTTCGAAGCTGAACTCGCTGACCGGCGTCACCAAGCAGTTCGGCAGCCGGATCACGCTGGAGAAGATCTCCGGCAAGCTGAGCAAGCGGATCGCCGGTGGCGACGCCATCTACGGCGGCCAGTACCGCTGCTCGCTCGGCTTCAACGTCCGCAGCGGCAGCACGTACTACTTCCTGACCGCCGGCCACTGCGGCAACATCGCCTCCACCTGGTACTCGAACTCCGGCCACACCACGACGCTGGGCACCACCTCCGGTTCCAGCTTCCCCGGGAACGACTACGCGATCGTGAAGTACGCGAGCTCGTTCACCAACCACCCCGGCACGGTCGACCTCTACAACGGGTCGTCCCAGGACATCACCTCGGCCGCGAACGCCTTCGTCGGTGAAGCCGTCAAGCGCAGCGGCAGCACGACCGGCGTACACAGCGGCTCGGTCACCGGCACCAACGCCACGGTGAACTACGCCGAGGGCTCGGTCTCCGGTCTGATCAAGACAAACGTCTGCGCCGAAGGCGGCGACTCCGGCGGCTCGCTGTTCGACGGGACGAAGGCACTTGGCCTGACCTCCGGCGGCAGCGGCAACTGCTCGTCCGGTGGCACCACGTTCTTCCAGCCGGTCACCGAGGCCCTCTCGGTCTACGGCGTCAGCGTCTACTGA
- a CDS encoding acyl-CoA dehydrogenase family protein, which yields MAVDRLLPTEESTDLLALVRDLCEHELAPYAAKAEETESFPREAFRTIGKAGLLGLPYPEQYGGAEQPYEVYLQMLEEIASAWMSVGVGLSVHTMTSYAVATFGTPQQRELLLPDMVGGELLGAYALSEPQAGSDISGMTTKAVRDGNDYVLNGTKSWITHGSYADFYTTFARTSADPKHGISAFHVPASSAGLSFGAPERKMGLTGSTTTLVNFDNVRVPVANLIGEEGAGMRIALSALDSGRLGIAACAVGLAQAALDLAASYAQERKQFGQAISDFQGIQFLLADMAAATESARCTYLNAARRRDLGRPFTQQAAIAKLVCTDNAMKVTTDAVQVLGGYGYTREFPAERYMREAKVTQIFEGTNQIQRLVISRDLLRSVR from the coding sequence ATGGCTGTCGATCGCTTGTTGCCGACCGAGGAATCCACCGATCTGCTGGCTCTCGTGCGGGACCTGTGCGAGCACGAGCTCGCGCCGTACGCCGCCAAGGCCGAGGAGACCGAGTCGTTCCCTCGGGAAGCGTTCCGGACCATCGGCAAGGCCGGCCTGCTCGGCCTGCCCTATCCCGAGCAGTACGGCGGCGCCGAGCAGCCGTACGAGGTCTACCTGCAAATGCTCGAGGAGATCGCCTCGGCCTGGATGTCGGTCGGTGTCGGCCTGTCGGTCCACACCATGACGAGCTACGCCGTCGCGACCTTCGGTACGCCGCAGCAGCGCGAACTGCTGCTGCCCGACATGGTCGGTGGCGAGCTGCTCGGCGCCTACGCGCTGTCGGAGCCGCAGGCCGGTTCGGACATCAGCGGGATGACAACGAAGGCCGTCCGGGACGGCAACGACTACGTGCTGAACGGCACCAAGTCCTGGATCACCCATGGCTCGTACGCCGACTTCTACACGACCTTCGCCCGTACGTCGGCCGACCCGAAGCACGGCATCTCCGCGTTCCACGTGCCGGCCTCGAGTGCGGGGCTCAGCTTCGGCGCCCCGGAGCGCAAGATGGGCCTGACCGGATCCACCACGACGCTGGTCAACTTCGACAACGTCCGGGTGCCGGTGGCGAACCTGATCGGCGAAGAAGGCGCGGGGATGCGGATCGCCTTGTCCGCGCTCGACTCGGGCCGGCTGGGGATCGCGGCCTGTGCGGTCGGCCTTGCCCAGGCAGCGCTCGACCTCGCCGCGTCGTACGCGCAGGAGCGCAAGCAGTTCGGCCAGGCGATCTCGGACTTCCAGGGCATCCAGTTCCTGCTCGCGGACATGGCCGCGGCGACCGAATCGGCCCGCTGCACCTATCTGAACGCGGCCCGGCGGCGTGACCTCGGCCGGCCGTTCACCCAGCAGGCGGCGATCGCGAAGCTGGTCTGCACGGACAACGCGATGAAGGTGACCACGGACGCCGTCCAGGTGCTCGGTGGCTACGGTTACACCCGGGAGTTCCCGGCCGAGCGCTACATGCGCGAGGCCAAGGTGACCCAGATCTTCGAAGGAACCAACCAGATCCAGCGCCTCGTCATCAGCCGCGACCTGCTCAGGAGTGTTCGATGA
- a CDS encoding LacI family DNA-binding transcriptional regulator gives MTRRLAEVAKKVGVSEATVSRVLNGKPGVSEATREAVLTALDVLGYERPTQLRGDRARLVGLVLPELQNPIFPAFAEVVGGALAQQGFTSLLCTRTVGGVSEADYVDLLLQQQVSGVVFAGGFYAQADAPHAHYRLIQERRLPTVLVNAAVDHLGFPQVSSDDVVAAEMAIGHLRALGHQKIGMVLGPRDHIPSRRKLDAFMASPEADAELVEHTMFSLEGGHAAATRLVKQGVTGIVCASDILALGAIRAVRRAGLSVPDDVSVIGYDDSAMMNCTDPPLTTVRQPIDAMGRAAVDMLVALIERAAVPADELLFEPELVVRASTARLKTSVHSG, from the coding sequence ATGACGCGACGACTTGCTGAGGTGGCGAAGAAGGTCGGGGTCAGCGAAGCGACCGTGAGCCGGGTGCTGAACGGGAAGCCCGGGGTCTCCGAGGCCACCCGGGAGGCGGTGCTGACCGCGCTCGACGTGCTGGGTTACGAACGCCCGACCCAGCTTCGCGGCGACCGCGCCCGCCTGGTCGGCCTGGTGCTGCCGGAGCTGCAGAACCCGATCTTCCCGGCGTTCGCCGAGGTGGTCGGTGGAGCGCTCGCACAGCAAGGTTTCACCTCCTTGCTCTGTACCCGGACCGTCGGCGGGGTGTCCGAAGCCGACTACGTGGATCTGCTCCTCCAGCAGCAGGTCTCGGGGGTCGTGTTCGCCGGTGGGTTCTACGCCCAGGCGGACGCACCGCACGCGCACTACAGGCTGATCCAGGAGCGCCGGCTGCCGACCGTCCTGGTCAACGCGGCCGTCGACCATCTCGGCTTCCCGCAGGTGTCGTCGGACGACGTGGTCGCGGCCGAGATGGCGATCGGCCACCTGCGCGCGCTCGGCCACCAGAAGATCGGCATGGTCCTCGGCCCGCGCGACCACATCCCCTCGCGGCGCAAGCTGGATGCCTTCATGGCCTCGCCGGAGGCGGACGCCGAGCTGGTCGAGCACACCATGTTCTCGCTCGAGGGCGGGCATGCGGCGGCGACCCGGCTGGTCAAGCAGGGCGTCACCGGCATCGTCTGCGCGAGCGACATCCTCGCGCTCGGTGCGATCCGCGCCGTCCGGCGGGCGGGACTGTCGGTTCCGGACGACGTCTCGGTGATCGGCTACGACGACTCCGCGATGATGAACTGCACCGATCCGCCCCTCACCACGGTCCGGCAGCCGATCGACGCGATGGGCCGGGCGGCAGTGGACATGCTGGTCGCCCTGATCGAACGCGCGGCGGTGCCGGCCGACGAGCTGCTCTTCGAGCCGGAGCTGGTGGTCCGGGCGTCGACGGCCCGGCTGAAGACCTCCGTCCATTCGGGCTGA
- a CDS encoding TetR/AcrR family transcriptional regulator has protein sequence MTTVVPGRRTRRQSELLDRLLSLFLTQGFSRFTLDDLAAELRCSKTTLYALAPSKEQLAVEVVKHYFKNATAEVESAVAKQTRPDRRIAAYLNAVADALRPASRTFLDDVATFAPARSVYERNTRIAADRVRTLIEDGIADKAFRQVDIGFAAEMVAHTMQAIQRGDIARRTGLSDAEAYRELASFVLHSLRHD, from the coding sequence ATGACAACAGTCGTCCCCGGGCGCCGCACGCGCAGGCAGTCCGAGCTGCTCGACCGGCTCCTGTCCCTGTTCCTCACCCAGGGCTTCAGCCGGTTCACCCTGGATGACCTGGCGGCCGAGCTGCGGTGCAGCAAGACAACCCTGTACGCGCTGGCGCCGAGCAAGGAACAGCTCGCCGTCGAGGTGGTGAAGCACTACTTCAAGAACGCCACCGCCGAAGTCGAATCCGCGGTCGCCAAGCAGACCCGGCCCGACCGCCGGATCGCGGCGTACCTGAACGCTGTCGCGGACGCGCTCCGGCCGGCCAGCCGGACCTTCCTGGACGACGTGGCGACCTTCGCGCCGGCCAGGTCCGTGTACGAGCGGAACACCCGGATCGCGGCCGACCGGGTCCGGACGCTGATCGAGGACGGGATCGCCGACAAGGCGTTCCGGCAGGTCGACATCGGCTTCGCGGCGGAGATGGTCGCGCACACCATGCAGGCGATCCAGCGCGGCGACATCGCCCGCCGGACCGGCCTGTCCGACGCCGAGGCCTACCGCGAACTGGCGTCCTTCGTGCTCCACTCCCTCCGCCACGACTGA
- the rlmB gene encoding 23S rRNA (guanosine(2251)-2'-O)-methyltransferase RlmB encodes MPGSSQRKGAIRKKRGNPTAGSGGRVRQGLEGRGPTPKAVDRTKHPAHKRAKAKERAEKRTTGRRPDRKDTDATVEWVYGRNPVVEALRAGVPVSALYVAEGTERDARLREALLIAVEHGISLLEVPRIELDRLTSHGAHQGLAVQIPPYEYAHPDDLLRIAYDANQVPLIVALDGVTDPRNLGAITRSAAAFGAQGVVVPERRTASMTASAWKTSAGAAARIPVARCTNLNRALKSYKDAGLLIVGLDMGGEIELPDLQAATDPIVLVVGSEGKGLARLVRENCDIIVSIPMTSSTESLNAGIATGVALYEISRRRGQ; translated from the coding sequence GTGCCAGGCAGTAGTCAACGCAAGGGCGCGATCCGCAAGAAGCGCGGCAACCCGACCGCCGGGTCCGGTGGCCGGGTCCGGCAGGGGCTCGAAGGCAGAGGCCCGACGCCGAAGGCGGTCGACCGCACCAAGCACCCAGCGCACAAGCGGGCGAAGGCCAAGGAGCGCGCCGAGAAGCGCACCACCGGCCGTCGCCCCGACCGCAAGGACACCGACGCCACGGTCGAGTGGGTGTACGGCCGCAACCCGGTCGTCGAGGCGCTCCGCGCCGGCGTGCCGGTCAGCGCGCTCTATGTAGCCGAGGGCACCGAGCGGGACGCCCGGCTGCGAGAGGCGCTGCTGATCGCCGTCGAGCACGGCATCTCGCTGCTGGAGGTGCCGCGGATCGAGCTGGACCGGCTCACCAGCCACGGCGCCCACCAGGGCCTCGCCGTCCAGATCCCGCCGTACGAGTACGCGCACCCGGACGATCTGCTCCGGATCGCGTACGACGCGAACCAGGTGCCGCTCATCGTGGCGCTCGACGGTGTGACGGACCCGCGCAACCTGGGTGCGATCACCCGGTCCGCGGCAGCGTTCGGGGCCCAAGGCGTGGTGGTGCCGGAGCGGCGTACGGCGTCGATGACGGCGTCGGCCTGGAAGACCTCCGCGGGTGCCGCGGCCCGGATCCCGGTCGCCCGCTGCACGAACCTGAACCGCGCGCTGAAGTCCTACAAGGACGCCGGCCTGCTGATCGTCGGCCTCGACATGGGCGGCGAGATCGAACTCCCCGACCTGCAGGCAGCCACCGACCCGATCGTCCTGGTCGTCGGCAGCGAAGGCAAAGGCCTGGCCCGCCTGGTCCGGGAGAACTGCGACATCATCGTCTCCATCCCGATGACCAGCAGCACCGAGTCCCTCAACGCCGGCATCGCCACCGGCGTAGCCCTCTACGAAATCTCCCGCCGCCGCGGCCAGTGA
- a CDS encoding DUF4032 domain-containing protein has product MPRFVATRPDTGLLSLPWDIPLEDWPEDQLVALPRGISRHVVRFVRVNGTVYAIKEVMEHLAMHEYRLLRDLERLDSPSVEPVGVITDRLDRNGEPLDSILVTKHLQFSLPYRALFSSTLRPDTVNRLIDALVALIVRLHLLGFFWGDCSLSNTLFRRDAGAFAAYLVDAETGELHQEISDGQRAHDLYTAEINLFGELSDLEEGGLLDADIDPLETIHSITARYEALWKELTAPEEFHTDEMHRLDSRIRRLNELGFDVAEIDIITDWDGSQVRIQPKVVDAGHHSRRLLRLTGLDVEENQARRLLNDLDSYAASTDQQNEDEEIVAHQWLTEVFEPVVRSVPRNLNRKLEPAEVFHEVLEHRWFLSEQAGHEIDTMEAARSYVDDVLAAKPDEKLTLPPPPPPGTTLDPDLD; this is encoded by the coding sequence GTGCCTCGTTTCGTCGCCACTCGCCCCGACACCGGTCTGCTCTCGCTTCCCTGGGACATCCCGCTGGAGGACTGGCCGGAGGACCAACTCGTCGCCCTGCCGCGCGGTATCTCGCGGCACGTCGTCCGCTTCGTCCGCGTGAACGGCACGGTCTACGCGATCAAAGAGGTGATGGAACACCTCGCGATGCACGAGTACCGGCTGTTGCGGGACCTCGAACGCCTCGACTCACCTTCGGTCGAGCCCGTCGGGGTGATCACCGACCGCCTCGACCGCAACGGCGAGCCGCTCGACTCCATCCTGGTCACCAAGCACCTGCAGTTCTCCCTGCCGTACCGCGCGCTGTTCTCCAGCACACTGCGGCCGGACACGGTCAACCGGCTGATCGACGCCCTGGTCGCACTGATCGTTCGCCTGCACCTGCTCGGATTCTTCTGGGGTGACTGCTCGCTGTCGAACACATTGTTCCGGCGCGACGCGGGTGCGTTCGCGGCGTACCTGGTGGACGCCGAGACCGGCGAACTGCACCAGGAGATCTCCGACGGCCAGCGCGCGCACGACCTCTACACAGCCGAGATCAACCTGTTCGGTGAGCTGTCCGACCTGGAGGAAGGCGGTCTGCTCGACGCCGACATCGACCCGCTGGAGACGATCCACTCGATCACCGCGCGGTACGAGGCGCTCTGGAAGGAACTGACCGCGCCGGAGGAGTTCCACACCGACGAGATGCATCGGCTGGACTCGCGGATCCGGCGGCTGAACGAACTCGGCTTCGACGTCGCGGAGATCGACATCATCACCGACTGGGACGGCAGCCAGGTCCGGATCCAGCCGAAGGTCGTGGACGCCGGCCACCACAGCCGCCGCTTGCTCCGGCTGACCGGGCTCGACGTCGAGGAGAACCAGGCGCGCCGGCTGCTGAACGACCTGGACTCGTACGCCGCGTCCACCGACCAGCAGAACGAGGACGAGGAGATCGTCGCGCACCAGTGGCTGACCGAGGTCTTCGAGCCGGTGGTCCGCTCGGTCCCGCGCAACCTGAACCGCAAACTGGAGCCTGCCGAGGTCTTCCACGAGGTCCTCGAACACCGCTGGTTCCTCTCGGAACAGGCCGGCCACGAGATCGACACAATGGAAGCCGCCCGCTCCTACGTCGACGACGTCCTGGCCGCCAAACCCGACGAGAAGCTCACCCTCCCACCCCCACCACCCCCCGGCACCACCCTCGACCCCGACCTCGACTGA
- a CDS encoding SDR family NAD(P)-dependent oxidoreductase, with protein sequence MKLASTDVALVTGGGSGLGEATVRRIAASGTGVVICDLPSSAGKAIADELGDRVLFVPTDVTDEAAVTAALDAAAELGSLRLVVTCAGIATPGRVVGRKGPLPLATFRQVIEVNLIGTFNVLRLAAERMIDLPAGEDGDRGLVVMTASIAAYDGQIGQAAYASSKGGIVALTLTAARDLADKGIRVVTIAPGTMETPMLAGLPEDARKVLEQQVPHPARLGRPSEYAALVDHIVSNQLLNGEVIRLDGALRMPPR encoded by the coding sequence ATGAAACTTGCCTCTACCGATGTCGCTCTCGTCACCGGTGGCGGTTCGGGCCTGGGGGAGGCGACCGTACGCCGGATCGCCGCGTCCGGGACCGGCGTGGTGATCTGCGACCTGCCGTCGTCGGCGGGCAAGGCGATCGCCGACGAGCTCGGTGACCGGGTCCTCTTCGTCCCGACCGATGTCACCGACGAGGCCGCGGTGACGGCCGCCCTCGATGCGGCTGCCGAGCTCGGTTCGCTCCGGCTGGTCGTCACCTGCGCAGGAATCGCGACTCCGGGCCGGGTCGTCGGCCGCAAGGGCCCGTTGCCGTTAGCAACCTTCCGTCAGGTGATCGAGGTCAACCTGATCGGCACCTTCAACGTGCTCCGCCTCGCCGCCGAGCGGATGATCGACCTACCGGCCGGCGAAGACGGCGACCGCGGCCTCGTCGTGATGACCGCCTCCATCGCGGCGTACGACGGGCAGATCGGCCAAGCGGCGTACGCGTCGAGCAAGGGCGGCATCGTCGCCCTCACCCTGACGGCCGCCCGCGACCTGGCCGACAAGGGCATCCGGGTAGTCACGATCGCCCCCGGCACCATGGAAACCCCCATGCTTGCCGGCCTCCCCGAAGACGCCCGCAAGGTCCTCGAACAGCAGGTCCCTCACCCCGCCCGCCTCGGCCGCCCCTCGGAGTACGCCGCCCTGGTCGACCACATCGTCTCCAACCAACTCCTCAACGGCGAAGTAATCCGCCTGGACGGCGCCCTCCGCATGCCCCCCCGCTGA
- a CDS encoding extracellular solute-binding protein — MKALADVRPDVKGVFNDGDKSYGVPRNNYNMGLVYNRKLFTQAGLNPDSPPKTWTEVQEAAKKIAGLGAGHTGFGEYSAGNTGGWHFAASLYARGGSMVSEDGKSAAFNSAEGKAVLENLKQMRWNDNSMGTKQLLQWEDLMRMMGSGKLGMMIGAPDVVQSVNNDFQGKFDDYGVTAVPESEGKSSLSGGDGYMFNPKASPEKIKAGLAWLEFHELTPGKGQFNYERAKTQGRPVGLPIPDLYGDTAPGKEITALRKQFATVPVEHFTPYVTAQASITNKLEPPKAQELYAVLDVAMSAVLTRKDADIDKLLSDASSKADKILAKNS, encoded by the coding sequence GTGAAGGCGCTTGCCGATGTCCGGCCGGACGTCAAGGGCGTCTTCAACGACGGCGACAAGAGCTACGGCGTTCCGCGCAACAACTACAACATGGGCCTGGTCTACAACCGCAAGCTCTTCACCCAGGCCGGTCTCAACCCGGATTCCCCGCCCAAGACGTGGACCGAGGTGCAGGAGGCCGCGAAGAAGATCGCGGGACTCGGCGCGGGCCACACCGGTTTCGGTGAGTACAGCGCGGGCAACACGGGTGGCTGGCACTTCGCCGCGTCCCTGTACGCACGGGGCGGGTCGATGGTGAGCGAGGACGGCAAGAGCGCCGCGTTCAACAGCGCCGAGGGCAAGGCCGTGCTGGAGAATCTCAAGCAGATGCGCTGGAACGACAACAGCATGGGCACCAAGCAGCTGCTGCAGTGGGAAGACCTGATGCGGATGATGGGGTCGGGCAAGCTCGGCATGATGATCGGCGCACCCGACGTCGTGCAGTCGGTGAACAACGACTTCCAGGGCAAGTTCGACGACTACGGCGTCACCGCCGTACCGGAGTCCGAGGGCAAGTCGTCGCTGAGCGGTGGTGACGGCTACATGTTCAACCCGAAGGCCAGCCCGGAGAAGATCAAGGCCGGCCTGGCATGGCTGGAGTTCCACGAGCTGACGCCGGGCAAGGGCCAGTTCAACTACGAGCGGGCCAAGACGCAGGGCCGCCCGGTCGGCCTGCCGATCCCGGACCTGTACGGCGACACCGCGCCCGGTAAGGAGATCACCGCGCTGCGGAAGCAGTTCGCCACCGTGCCGGTCGAGCACTTCACGCCGTACGTGACCGCACAGGCGAGCATCACCAACAAGCTCGAGCCGCCGAAGGCGCAGGAGCTGTACGCCGTACTCGACGTGGCGATGTCCGCGGTGCTGACCCGCAAGGACGCCGATATCGACAAGCTCTTGTCGGACGCCTCGTCGAAGGCCGACAAGATCCTCGCCAAGAACAGCTGA
- a CDS encoding alkaline phosphatase D family protein — MQLKLGPLLRYVDETRATVWVETDEPCTVEILGHRAPTWTVHGHHYALVLIEGLTPASETPYEVRLDDSQVWPLADSPYGPSVIRTPRADGSFRLTFGSCRRSAPFDEQGFKDFGPDALVALAERMAGGEAERPDAVLLLGDQVYADDPSDAVLAKLRAAHGGRQGSEVADEIGNFEEYTWLYDDAWLTPAVRWLFSTVPLCMLLDDHDLRDDWNTSLSWRRWVTAQPWWHDRVVGAYASYWVYQHLGNLSPEQLEKDPTYAAMRALDDEDERSSYLDAFAWEADDDPASTRWSFYRDFGARSKGVRLVAIDSRCSRELQPEKRAMVDQHEWEWVRRHTVGATQPINHLLLASTLPFLLAPGLHHLEGWNEAVASGAWGHRAADVGEKIRQEMDLEHWASFRNSFDDVTDLLTDLVRGENPPASILMLSGDVHCSYLAEAELAAVDHPGTAIRQLTMSPFRNPIGRHIQLANKLLDTWWMTALLHKLARSAGVRDVAARWRTAYGPWFGNGVMTVTAADDRWLIEVDHAALSGDRQILRRTVEHGG, encoded by the coding sequence ATGCAGCTGAAGTTGGGGCCGTTGCTCCGGTACGTCGACGAGACGCGGGCGACCGTGTGGGTCGAGACCGACGAACCGTGCACGGTGGAAATCCTCGGGCACCGGGCGCCGACCTGGACGGTGCACGGGCATCACTACGCCCTGGTGCTGATCGAAGGATTGACGCCGGCGAGCGAGACGCCGTACGAGGTGCGGCTGGACGACTCGCAGGTCTGGCCGCTCGCGGACAGCCCGTACGGACCGAGCGTGATCCGGACGCCGCGGGCCGACGGGAGCTTCCGGCTGACCTTCGGATCCTGCCGCAGATCGGCGCCGTTCGACGAGCAGGGCTTCAAGGATTTCGGCCCGGATGCACTCGTCGCACTGGCCGAGCGGATGGCCGGCGGCGAGGCGGAGCGCCCTGACGCGGTCCTGCTGCTGGGCGATCAGGTGTACGCCGACGACCCGTCGGACGCAGTACTGGCCAAGCTCAGGGCGGCACACGGTGGGCGGCAGGGATCCGAGGTGGCCGACGAGATCGGCAACTTCGAGGAGTACACCTGGCTGTACGACGATGCGTGGCTGACCCCTGCGGTCCGCTGGCTCTTCTCGACGGTGCCGTTGTGCATGCTGCTCGACGACCACGACCTGCGGGACGACTGGAACACCTCACTGAGCTGGCGCCGCTGGGTCACCGCGCAACCGTGGTGGCACGACCGCGTCGTCGGCGCCTACGCGTCGTACTGGGTCTATCAGCACCTCGGCAACCTCTCACCGGAGCAACTCGAGAAGGACCCCACGTACGCCGCGATGCGGGCGCTCGACGACGAGGACGAACGCAGTTCCTACCTGGACGCGTTCGCGTGGGAGGCCGACGACGACCCGGCTTCGACCCGCTGGAGCTTCTACCGCGACTTCGGCGCCCGCTCGAAGGGCGTCCGGCTGGTCGCGATCGACTCGCGCTGCTCCCGGGAGCTCCAGCCGGAGAAGCGGGCGATGGTCGACCAGCACGAGTGGGAGTGGGTCCGCCGGCACACGGTCGGCGCCACCCAGCCGATCAACCACCTGCTGCTCGCCTCGACGCTGCCGTTCCTGCTCGCGCCCGGTCTGCATCACCTGGAGGGCTGGAACGAGGCGGTCGCCTCCGGCGCCTGGGGACATCGGGCCGCCGACGTCGGCGAGAAGATCCGGCAGGAGATGGATCTGGAGCACTGGGCGTCGTTCCGGAACTCGTTCGACGACGTGACCGACCTGCTCACCGACCTGGTCCGCGGCGAGAATCCGCCGGCGTCGATCCTGATGCTGTCGGGCGACGTGCACTGCAGCTACCTGGCCGAGGCCGAGCTCGCCGCGGTCGATCACCCCGGTACTGCGATTCGCCAGCTGACGATGTCGCCGTTCCGGAACCCGATCGGCCGGCATATCCAGTTGGCGAACAAGCTGCTCGACACCTGGTGGATGACCGCGTTGCTGCACAAGCTGGCCCGGTCGGCGGGGGTGCGTGACGTCGCGGCCCGCTGGCGGACGGCGTACGGGCCGTGGTTCGGGAACGGTGTGATGACGGTCACAGCCGCCGACGACCGATGGCTGATCGAAGTCGACCATGCCGCACTCTCCGGGGATCGGCAGATCCTGCGGCGGACCGTGGAGCACGGAGGATAA